AAGGTATTTCTCGAGTAGGAATATAATAAGCGGTGAAATTCAATGTTTGCACGACTTGCCGCTATTCGGTCATTATTATTTATGGCCTGTTGCAGTTTATCCGTTGCCCATTCCAGTTTTTTTATTTCCTCTTCCGTAATTCCTTCACAAGCTTTTTGTAAAGAATAGTTTTCGAGCATTTTCCTGATTTCCAATTCCTGCTGCAAAAGTTCAATATCCACATTGGATATGACCATCCCTATACCAGGTTTCACCTGAAGCAAATTTTCCTGTTCTAATTTCCGCAAAGCTTCACGAACCGGTGTACGGCTACAATTGAATTGTTGGGCGATATCATCTTCCGTTAAACGGTCTCCGGGCAAAAATATCCCTTCAATGATCGCATTTTTAATAACAAAAAATATTGCTTCCCTTAAGGGCTTAGAAGAATAATGTTCAATTTGTTCTGTAATATATTGATAGTGATTGGTTTCCATGGTGCTCCTTTCTAAAATCCAATTATATACAAGTATATATATTTTATCTTAAAAAACGATTGAAGTCATTCTCTGCTTCAGACTTTTGATTGTTTATACATTTCAAAGGGTCGAGTCCGCTTATGTTTCGGACTACTAATGATTTAACTTCATATAAAAAAGGTAGATTTATATGATCTATGAAACAATTGTAACCAAAGATACTTACAAGGCTATCTGTACTTATTGCAAGGTATAAAATTAGGGAAGCCCCAACCATCCTGAAACCGGAGAAATGCCTGATAATATTGAGGAAAACAAGGGGACCATATAATAAGCGGAAGCAAACTTACAGTAAAAATGGGTCTTGATATGCGTCACTTTGCCGCGATGTATGATGTATTCCATCCTGTAAGAAGTGCAATGAAGTTGCTCGTTTACCTAAACATGCTATGATGGAAAAGGAGCGTTTGCTATTATTTATTATCTAAAGTAAAGAGAACATCAGATTGATATTCTTTTTTTCTTTAATGTACTACAGAGAATACAGGAGGAGTTTTAAAATGAATTTAGCACAATTTCCTAGGAAGCGATATACACCAACATATACACCGATTGAAAGATTAGATCATTTTTCTGAAGTTCTTGGGGGTCCATCCATTTATGTTAAACGAGATGATATGCTTGGTTTGACTGCTGGGGGAAATAAAACAAGAAAACTGGAATTCCTTGTTGCCGATGCGTTGGAAAAAGGCGCGGATACGTTGATTACATGTGGAGGCATTCAATCAAATCATTGCCGCTTGACACTAGCTGCTGCCGTTAAAGAGAAAATGAAATGCATCCTTGTGTTGGAAGAGGGACTTTCAAAAGATTCAGAGCCGGATTTTAACGGTAATTATTTTCTCTATCATTTATTGGGGGCTGACCAAATTATAGTTGTACCTAATGGATCGGACTTAATGCAAGAAATGCAGAAAGTGGCTAAAGAGGTATCAGAGAAAGGACATCGACCTTACATCATTCCGGTGGGGGGATCCAATGTCATTGGTGCAACGGGATATGTTGCATGCGCTCAGGAGATTTTAGCACAGTCCTTTGAGCAAGGCATTGATCTGAAAGCAGTTATTTGTGTAAGCGGCAGTGGGGGAATGCATGCTGGTTTGGTTGCAGGATTTCATGGAAATCAAAGTGGAATATCAGTAATTGGCATAAATGTAAGCAGAGGAAAAGCTGAACAAGAAGAGAAAGTTTTTCAGCTTGTTAGAGAAACTTCAACACACATCGCCCTGCAAAATTCGATCCCTCGCGAGGCTGTTACGTGTTTTGATGAGTATGTCGGACCGGGTTATGCTCTGCCTACACCTGAAATGGTGGAAGCAGTCAAGCTAATGGCTAGAACAGAAGGGATTTTGTTGGATCCGGTATATACGGGTAAAGCGGCAGCGGGACTCATTGATTTAATCCAAAAAGGCACCTTTAAGCCGGAGGATAACATCCTATTTGTTCACTCTGGTGGTGCTTCATCGTTATATGCCAATACTTCTCTATTTAATGGATAAAATTTTGAGAAATTCGTTAAGAAGTTTCTCACAGTTAATTTATGTGTGTTTCACATTATATAATGTGCTTTGAGTAAGTAATTATCTATCGAAATAGGGGAGGTATTATATGTATATTACAATTGGAGATTTTATTAAAGAATGGAATAAAGAAGCCATACTGACTCAAAATGTTTTGGATAGTTTGACTGATGATTCATTAGAACAACAAGTTTATCCTGAAGGTCGCACTTTAGGAAGAATTGCGTGGCATTTCACCACGACTATTCCAGATTATCTAGCTCATTTCGGGTTAAAGATAGACCGGATAGAAAGTTCGGAAAACGTTCCATCTTCAGCCCAGGAAATTGCTATCACTTTTAAAAATGTAAGTTCTCACGCAGCCAAAATTATTGAACAACAATGGACAGACGAATCCCTAGAGCAAATACAAGAAGCGTTTGGAAGACAGGAAACAAATGCTTCCATCCTTATGGGACTAATCAAGCATATTGTTCATCATCGCGGACAAGCTACGGTTCTGATGCGTCAAGCAGGAATAAAACCTTTTGGGGTTTATGGACCGCCAAAAGAAGATTGGATTCATTTGGGTGTGGAAAATCCACCACTTTAATTACTTATGCATGCTTAAGTTCCGACCTTTAACAAAAGGGGCCATTGGCGAATAATTAAATCCCAGTTCTCAATTTTATAACTGAGTTAATAATATGTTAAAGCATCCTTTGCAGGGTGCTTTTTTATTTTGCCAATGAAGGGTTTAAATGAAACCAGCTAATTTAGAGGCGATGTTTTAAATGGCATACTACTTGTTTCTCCAATTAAAGCTAATGGAGTAAAAGTAAAAGATGCGATAGATTCCGTCTTTTCCTTTTGATTAGGCTATGTTAAACCATTAGTGCAGAATAGTTCTTTAATATTATTATTTATAATTATGCTATTATTAGGCCTCCATATCCTGAACCTCCACCATAATTGCCACAACCACCGGCATAACTATTTCCGTCAATGATTAGGAGTTAAACAAAACTACTATAATGACGAGATCTTCACCTAAACAATTAAAGCTGACTGAAAGTATATATTTATAGAGCAGGACTTATAAATATCAGTATTTTGTAGAAAAATGTCGTTATTTGCGAATATCATTATCTTCATTTCTGAGATATTATAATATTGAATGAACTTTAACACATTGAAGTGATAATGCAACCTTTATGTCGGGGCTCAACTTAGTGAGTGGGGGAAAAAAAATGAGTGTAATCATCGAGAAGAAACGAATGGAAAACTATACTCATATGGAAGATGTAATGTTGGTTGGGAAAATCCATAATGGTGATGAAGATGCACTGGACTTTTTAATCAAAAAATACAGATGTGTCGTTCAATCAAATGCTTTGAAGTATTTTTTAACGGGTGGAGATAAGGAAGACGTCTTTCAGGAAGGAATGATTGGACTATATAAGGCCATTCGAGACTACAAGAATTGCAAAAAGTCCTCTTTCCGATCATTTGCGGAACTGTGCATTACAAGACAAATCATAACGGCTGTTAAAGCGGCTATTCGCCAAAAGCATTCTCCCTTAAATAATTATGTTTCATTTTATACGCCTATCTATCAAGGGGAGTCGGAACAGGCCCTAATTGATCTAATCCCTGAACAGACACAAAATGACCCAGTCACGATCTTAATAAAATCAGAAGAAATTTGCGATATTGAGCTGATTTTAACGGAAGTACTTAGTGAGTTGGAAAGTAGTGTTGTGGACTTGTATTTGGAAGGAAAAACTTATTTTGAAATATCAAAGGAACTGAATGTTCATAAAAAGACGATTGATAATGCACTTCAGCGGGTAAAAAGGAAGTTGGAGCGGTACTTCGAGTCCAGGAGGTTGGAAGAATAATAACTATAATCATTAAACATAAAGAATCTTTTCAATTCTGAACGGGTTCTTTTATTTTGCGCATATTTTGGTCTACTTAAATTTTCAAATCTATCTTATCTAGCTTCAGACCGTTCTAGCTATATTACAGGTACAACCGTTAATATTTCAGGTGGAAAATCCCGCGGATAAATACAAGGATGCTGGGTGGTTTTAAAATTCAACATTGAAGCGTTGTATGTTCTATCATTTAACTTTTAAGTAAGTCTTTTATTAACAAACAGGTGCTTTAGTTCATTAACAGGGGTTGCTGCGGCAGCCTTTTTTTTATGGAACTAACGGGTCAGGTAATTTAAGTGTACATTTCTTCACAAACTCCATTTTAAATGTTTATACTCCTGGTTAAATCTTCTTTGCCCTATGTTATTCACTTCTTCCTTAATATATTGACCCTGTTTTTCATAGGGGATAACAATAGATTCTTCACCAATAATATCCCACTGGTATCGTTATGACTTATAGCAGTTAAGTCATTTCATTCTATACGAAGATATTTGTGATTTTGTCAAAATAAGCAGGCGTATAACTTTAATTTTTATTGTAGTAGGATTAGGCAACCATTTGATAGGAATAGGATATCGTTCGTTTTTTCATTTGCTGCATAATAAAAAAGCCTCTACTTTTTCTATAACAATTATTTTGTTGAAATAAAACTCAAAGTTCTAAACAGAGTAGTGAAAAGAAACATAAGCAGCTAGTCCCCAATAATAGTCATTACCTTTGGTAATACAGAATTTATAACCATAAAAACAGCACCACATCACAGAATCTTATACTACTTTGACTCCAACGAATCAATACAAATACTAAAAATTGTAGGAGGAAAATATTATGAAAAAACTATTATTTACGTTCCTTGCACTGGTTATGTCCCTAACTCTTACTGCTTGCAACAACAATAATGACACAAATGGGATTTCTCAAAAGGGGCCATCGGGTGACACCTCACAGCAGGAGATGTCTGAGTTCAGTCGTGAACTTGTTAAATTCCCTGAGAACTACGATAAGGGTGTGAACTACACGACTGTAAATCGAGGAAATGTCAGGGAGGAGCTCTACACGAGCCAGGAAGCAATAGAAGCGGTGCAGAACGGTCAGTCAATCCCTGACGAAACCGTCATCACTCTCGAAATCTATAGGGATGAAAAGCTTGATGAAATCTTCGTGATGGTAAAGCGCGATGGCTGGGCAGATCAGAATCCCCCTGAGATGCGTAACGGCGATTGGCTATACCAGGAATTCAATGGAGACAAGTCGGTGGATTACGAGGAAGACATCGGTCGCTGCTTTTCTTGTCACGCCAATCAGGAGCGTGATGACTTCGTGAACACGTTGGATGAAATGAAGAGTTATGATCTTGAAGATTTTACAGGATCAAAGGACAGCAGTACAGAATCACAGATTGCAGGTATCCCTACAAATCACTGGAAGGTAAAAGCGGTAGGTGATAATCTGGAGGACTCGCTGGATATTTTACATGGAAATCGCTTAATGGAAGATGAAGAAAAAGCAGGGATCATCCAGAAGGTTCTTTTGATGATTCATTTTAATCAATAGACATAGGGATTGAGCATTTGAACGGAACTCGAAGTAATAACCAATAGTACGTCCTGACGGAAAACCGACCCAGGTATTAATATTAATAGAAAGAGGAGAACTTCTTGAATCGAAATATGTTAATCAGATTGGTTATTGATCTTTCTATGACCGTTCTGATGTTAGTTGCAATGGCTTATCAGATTACCGGAAATACAATCCATGAACTGATAGGAATTATATTGTTTTTGTTGTTTATTGCCCACAATATTTTAAATCGACGATGGTATAAAACGATTTTTAAGGGAAAGCACAATGTACAACGTATACTGAGCATTACGGTCAATTTGCTTTTTCTTGTATCCATGGCTGTGGTGATAATAAGTTCTGTGCCAATTTCTCGTGACATATTTGCCTTTATTTCTATAAACAATGACATGACTCTATTACAGATACATGTTATGGCTTCATATTGGGGATTTATCTTCATGGCTGTGCATATAGGAATGTCCTGGGGAACCATAATCAATGCAGTACGAAAGATGACGGGAATTACCAACACGAGCCGTATCCGCACAATTGCATTCCGTATAATAGCGGTGTTGATTGTTGTCTATGGTGTGCAGACTTCCTTCGAGAGAGATATGCTTTCGAGGTTAACCATATATAATCCATTCGGTTGGAGCTTTGATGAGTCTTCCATGGGATTTTTAATAGATCATCTAGCTATCATGGGAATATATATCAGTGGGACTCATTATGTTCTGAAATTTGTTCGGAAGCAGGATAAAGCTATAGCGTACAAAGATAGGTAAATTGCAGAATAAAAAAAGTGCATTAATCCGGGATTAGATTAATGCACTTTTTTATATTATTTAAAGTGTAGCTGCCACTAAATTAATACATAGAATGAACCTACGTGAAGGAGATTCAAGCTTTTACCCTTTGTTCATATTCCTCCTTCAGGTGCTTTATATCTTCTTTTGGTGGTAAACCAAACATGCGCGAATATTCACGGCTGAATTGTGATGGACTTTCATAGCCTACCTGGAATGCCACATCTGCTGCATCTGCGGATTCGGATAATAACAGGCTTCGGGCTTCTTGAAGTCTCAGTTGTTTTTGGAATTGAATTGGGCTCATCGCGGTTATCTCTTTAAAGTGCCGATGAAGTGAAGAAACACTCATATTTGCTATTTCCGCAAGTTCTTCAATCTTAAAAGACTTTTCATAGTTATTCATGATATGTTCAATCACGTCACTGATTTGATGAGTAG
The DNA window shown above is from Peribacillus sp. FSL P2-0133 and carries:
- a CDS encoding GntR family transcriptional regulator, with product METNHYQYITEQIEHYSSKPLREAIFFVIKNAIIEGIFLPGDRLTEDDIAQQFNCSRTPVREALRKLEQENLLQVKPGIGMVISNVDIELLQQELEIRKMLENYSLQKACEGITEEEIKKLEWATDKLQQAINNNDRIAASRANIEFHRLLYSYSRNTFLQKTTDSLWLSFRISFLSARNEDVTMVDKSWYEERNNEHLQVIHAIRDKDAEKAIKVNTIHIQKNYDYYLDYIKRVSQ
- a CDS encoding D-cysteine desulfhydrase, translating into MNLAQFPRKRYTPTYTPIERLDHFSEVLGGPSIYVKRDDMLGLTAGGNKTRKLEFLVADALEKGADTLITCGGIQSNHCRLTLAAAVKEKMKCILVLEEGLSKDSEPDFNGNYFLYHLLGADQIIVVPNGSDLMQEMQKVAKEVSEKGHRPYIIPVGGSNVIGATGYVACAQEILAQSFEQGIDLKAVICVSGSGGMHAGLVAGFHGNQSGISVIGINVSRGKAEQEEKVFQLVRETSTHIALQNSIPREAVTCFDEYVGPGYALPTPEMVEAVKLMARTEGILLDPVYTGKAAAGLIDLIQKGTFKPEDNILFVHSGGASSLYANTSLFNG
- a CDS encoding DinB family protein, which gives rise to MYITIGDFIKEWNKEAILTQNVLDSLTDDSLEQQVYPEGRTLGRIAWHFTTTIPDYLAHFGLKIDRIESSENVPSSAQEIAITFKNVSSHAAKIIEQQWTDESLEQIQEAFGRQETNASILMGLIKHIVHHRGQATVLMRQAGIKPFGVYGPPKEDWIHLGVENPPL
- the sigH gene encoding RNA polymerase sporulation sigma factor SigH, producing MSVIIEKKRMENYTHMEDVMLVGKIHNGDEDALDFLIKKYRCVVQSNALKYFLTGGDKEDVFQEGMIGLYKAIRDYKNCKKSSFRSFAELCITRQIITAVKAAIRQKHSPLNNYVSFYTPIYQGESEQALIDLIPEQTQNDPVTILIKSEEICDIELILTEVLSELESSVVDLYLEGKTYFEISKELNVHKKTIDNALQRVKRKLERYFESRRLEE
- a CDS encoding cytochrome P460 family protein, with translation MKKLLFTFLALVMSLTLTACNNNNDTNGISQKGPSGDTSQQEMSEFSRELVKFPENYDKGVNYTTVNRGNVREELYTSQEAIEAVQNGQSIPDETVITLEIYRDEKLDEIFVMVKRDGWADQNPPEMRNGDWLYQEFNGDKSVDYEEDIGRCFSCHANQERDDFVNTLDEMKSYDLEDFTGSKDSSTESQIAGIPTNHWKVKAVGDNLEDSLDILHGNRLMEDEEKAGIIQKVLLMIHFNQ
- a CDS encoding DUF4405 domain-containing protein, whose translation is MNRNMLIRLVIDLSMTVLMLVAMAYQITGNTIHELIGIILFLLFIAHNILNRRWYKTIFKGKHNVQRILSITVNLLFLVSMAVVIISSVPISRDIFAFISINNDMTLLQIHVMASYWGFIFMAVHIGMSWGTIINAVRKMTGITNTSRIRTIAFRIIAVLIVVYGVQTSFERDMLSRLTIYNPFGWSFDESSMGFLIDHLAIMGIYISGTHYVLKFVRKQDKAIAYKDR